DNA sequence from the Methanolobus sp. ZRKC5 genome:
ATCATACCAGGTAGAAACTGGCAATTTAAAGTGATCAATGACATCATATCCGGCTGCCATGATAACTTTTTCAGTGTCAGGTATGTTCTTTATATCGGGATAGATATCCTGCCAGAATTTAAGCACCTCCGAAGAAGGTTCATCCGTGAACCATGTGTTCTCTGTCACTGCCATATAGCCCCCAACTTTTAGGAACTGTTTCCAGTAGCTAATTCCTTTTTCAAGACCAAGGATAAAGATAGAGCCTTCTGCCCAGATGACGTCGAACTCTTCTGCTTCAAAAGGCAGTTCATCCATGGAAGCACAAACTGTGGTAATCCTGTCATCAAGTCCTTCTTTAACTGCATTTTCCATCAGTTTATCCAGAAAAGGCTGGTAAATGTCAGTTGCAGTGATGTGACAGTTGTTGCAAATTTTCGCAAGATGTATTGTCTGCATACCCACACCGCAACCAATGTCAAGGATCTTACTGCCTGCAGGAAGAGAAGAAAGCAAATTAAAGGCTTTTTCAGTACACTTGTTATTACCTGGACCCTGCCTAGGCAACCCATCAAATATCTCAAAAATCGGTGATTCTGCCATGAAATTATTGAAGAGATGATTGCCTAAATATTTTATGGTATCACGATATTAATTGCATTTTTTAAAATGACTTTTATCGCAAAATTATGTTGGAACTAAATTAAGTTTCTAATATGGTAAATCACGTAACTTTTAAATAAGTATATTTATATTGTGTAAATATGGCAGATTTTTTAGATACAAGTGGCATTACATATCATTTAGAGAAGCTTATTAAAAATGCAGATGAAAAAGTAGTTCTCATTAGTCCATACTTGAAAATTAATGATAGAATTAAAGAACTAATTGAAGACAAAAATCGAATGAAAATTCATATTGATGTTGTTTATGGGAAAAATGAATTACAACCTGATGAAAATAACTGGTTAAAGTCATTAGATTTTGTTAGAACTGGTTTTTGTAAAAATTTGCATGCTAAATGTTACTTGAGTGAAAAAGAAGCTTTAGTTACTTCTATGAATTTATATGAGTTTTCCCAACAGAATAACAATGAAATGGGGATATATGTCTCAAGAGAAGAAGATCCTAAATTATACGACGATATAAATAAGGAATCAATGAGACTATTCCGTATCAGTGAGGAATTAAAAGTAACTGTCGAAAAGATTGCTCGAAAAGAGAATACAACTAATAATAAATCTAAAGCTGTGCCTAAAAACACACCTAAAACTGCAGTAAATCAGGGTGGGTTTTGTATTCGATGCAATAAGGAAATTAAAATAGACCCAATGAGCCCATATTGCAAAAAATGTTTCACTTCATGGAACAAATATAAGAATGAAGAGTATGAAGAAAAATATTGCCATATATGTGGTCAATTAACTAAATCATCAAAAATTAAACCAACATGCTATAATTGCTATAAGAAGAATAAAAATAAACTAGATTTTCCTCTTTGAACACATTGTGACACTTCAAAGAAGAGAGTAAAAATCATAACTACAATTAGAAGCATGAGAAAAATAGAGGATAAAAGGCTCGTTTGCCTTTTATTTAAACATTATTCCGGAATCTGCTTGTCAGGCGTGACACCATAATATTCAGTTCTTGCTTTACCGAACGGACAACCTTTTGGACCTGTTATCTTAAGTTCTATGTTCTGCAATGCTTTGCACAGGCTGTTACCTGCACGTGCACCTTTGCAGATGATGCAGTACTTCTCACAGAATGCTGGTGCTTTTTTCTTATCTGACATAAATCAATTCTCCCTAGAATACAATTTCAGGATAGAAGAAGTAACTTACTGTACCTTTACCTGTACTTCCTTTGCAAACTCCTTAGCTTTCTGTACACGGGACTCATCAGGCTGTCCTTTTGTGGACGGACCCATCTCACCGAATGCTTTCATCTGAGGGTCGTCTGCCTTGAGTAACATGTCAATCACTGGCTGAGCAAGCTCACCCTGACATTCAAATGTACCAAGTATGTTTGCACCCTCTGCGACCTGGGCACAGGAACCTGTCCATGAGTGGATGGCTTCGAATCCTTCCGGCACAGCGTGGGTCATGAATATACCAAGGTTCTTGCCTGATGTTTTCTCTGATAAGAAGGTCTTTACTTTTGCTGGAATATCGAATTGCATTATAGGGAATCCTACGAATGCGAGGTCATATCCTTCAAGGTTTGCGACCTCACCTATTGGTTTGATCTCCTTTTCCCCTTCAAGTTCACCATAAATTGCTTCAGCTATTTTTTTTGTGTTTCCGGTCTGTGAAAAATATGTTACTAATGTTTTCATATGGATACCTCTGTTTTTTGATAATTTAGTGTATCCACTATAGATTTATATAGATAAGCGTCAGGAAACTGTAGTTGAGGAGGAGAGATACAAAAAAATGACCTTCTTGAGAGAAGTTTGATTGAATGGTGTTTCGGGTGGATAGCTTCTTCTAAATTTCCAATTATGCAAACTAATAAGAAATTATTTTCCACAAATTGAATAGATAACAAAAAAACAGATGTAGTATATAATAAAAAAGACGTTTTTTA
Encoded proteins:
- a CDS encoding class I SAM-dependent methyltransferase, with the protein product MAESPIFEIFDGLPRQGPGNNKCTEKAFNLLSSLPAGSKILDIGCGVGMQTIHLAKICNNCHITATDIYQPFLDKLMENAVKEGLDDRITTVCASMDELPFEAEEFDVIWAEGSIFILGLEKGISYWKQFLKVGGYMAVTENTWFTDEPSSEVLKFWQDIYPDIKNIPDTEKVIMAAGYDVIDHFKLPVSTWYDFYAHLEKRVDDISDSYKGNTEAETILEFNRKEIELFREYPDEYGYAFYVFQKNTNK
- a CDS encoding phospholipase D family protein — its product is MADFLDTSGITYHLEKLIKNADEKVVLISPYLKINDRIKELIEDKNRMKIHIDVVYGKNELQPDENNWLKSLDFVRTGFCKNLHAKCYLSEKEALVTSMNLYEFSQQNNNEMGIYVSREEDPKLYDDINKESMRLFRISEELKVTVEKIARKENTTNNKSKAVPKNTPKTAVNQGGFCIRCNKEIKIDPMSPYCKKCFTSWNKYKNEEYEEKYCHICGQLTKSSKIKPTCYNCYKKNKNKLDFPL
- a CDS encoding flavodoxin family protein, coding for MKTLVTYFSQTGNTKKIAEAIYGELEGEKEIKPIGEVANLEGYDLAFVGFPIMQFDIPAKVKTFLSEKTSGKNLGIFMTHAVPEGFEAIHSWTGSCAQVAEGANILGTFECQGELAQPVIDMLLKADDPQMKAFGEMGPSTKGQPDESRVQKAKEFAKEVQVKVQ